TCATTTGCCTGTGATGTCAGATATTACTcacatttacaaataaacacaaaacacagacaaacacataTATGAAAATTACTATTGATAGTGCTCTTAtcaattcttaaaaaaaaatcatccacCAAGTTATCATAACTATAAGATAGGCTGATATTGTATTTGAAGAAATTTGCTATTTTTCCCCTATATATATAATGCCATGATATGCAATCATTGACATACTCTTGTTGTGCTACGGCTTCTGATGTTGTTTAGGAATGCCGATACCTCCTCATCCTGGGCAAGAAATAACCCCGCATATAGAGAGGGTTCCTCAGTCCTGTCcatggaaaatgacaaaaaaaacctCACCAACTGACCAGACTTTACATGCAACTATTTCTATGTTGTTTTGATATGaacattaatgtgtgtgtgtgtgtgtgtgtgtgtgtgtgtgtgtgtctgtgtgtgtgtgtgtgtgtgtgtgtgtgtgtgtgtgtgtgtgtgtgtgtgtgtgtgtgtgtgtgtgtgtgtgtgtgtgtgtgtgtgtgtgtgtgtgtgtgtgtgtgtgtgtgtgtacataccCCCTTGATTTTCTAAAGCGATAATGTTTGCGATTCCCATCGCAACATACCGCCAACATGTCTGGGTGACATGCTGGACAATGAAAGATATTGACTTCGCACATCATCTCTTCCATGTGTTTGCAGAAACAATATTCAAAAAAGCTTTTCTGAAAGGTGTCTGCACAGATATTCCCTGGCTATGACATAAAAAAAGTTTGATTatgtttatcaaaaaaaaaaaacaatactaacAATATACAGTAATATAATTGTGTGTTACAAGATGATTCATCCAGATTTACCCTTCCAGCCTGAACAGATTGGTGCTCCAGCAGTTTTAAAAAGGCATGTCTTGACATTGAAGGAGCAGATACCTTCATGTGTGCAAAAGCTTCAAAGACATCAAAACGGTACAGTGTCTGGCAGCTGGTGGTGCTTGGCCAGTAACGGTAGTTCAGAAGGTCTTTCACCCCCGGAGTCCATTCTGCTAAGCAGGTAGGGCAAACCTTACGGGGCAAACAGACATCGTAACGTCCTGTGGAAAAAAAAGAGGTTGGACATTGGACTTAGTATTTTTTACAGATACAACTCTTTCAACTCACCTGTACATTCTTCATTTAATACAGAGATACAAAACAATGAGCTAGACTTTTCCAAACTTACCATCCATGGTGACCACTGAAATATGCCTCCCAGTGGTGACCTCAATCTCATGGGTGCACTCACATATTGCCCTCTGTGTGGGCAAGGGCAATTGACATACTGCAATGCAAGAAATTGTCCAATTTTTATATCTATAGGCTTTCATATTAGTAATTCAAACCCAACATTGACAAAATTGTTATGACATTATCACTGTTTTCTGTCAAAAAGGAAAATGCTTTAGCACATTTCAAAGCACAAActcaaaaacaagcaaaaaaaattgttcaGTCAGAGTGATTCCAGTTACCGCACTTTCTGGACTACAAGCCGCATCGGAGTATAAGCTGCATCATTAAGAGGAAATTACATAAGTTACAGTAGACTATACGTCGCGTTTATTTACAAAagtatttcacaaaatccaagccgaagaacagacatttaatctggaaagggaagttattcaactaaacaatagcagacagaacagcaggctgaatagatatctgtacgttaaagtaatattatcagttatttaaacgataaacaatagcatacagaacttacctggaaggttgaataggctaaattaatcAAACAAGCAAACTAGCGTGAAGTTCGCATACTCGTCATTTCACATTACTGAATCcgttgaattacataaatacagaagcAGCATATGGCGGACACTcgtggctgtagacggtaattaTGTCTTttgcctcataaatgtcaaaattaattcatactgacttacaaggcgcAGCTAAGTATAagacgcagcaccagccaagATATGAAAAAAACGTGGCTTATTGACAGAAAAATACGGTAAGAGTTTAAACGTTTTCCATTGACAAAATCTAACAACTAAGAATATTTTTGGAATTAATACAATTACTCTTTACTAGTCAACAACAGTTGTTGAATAAACATACCCTGCTCACAAAAGTGAGGCTGGCCATTGTCATCCGACACCACAGCCTTTGTATGGGGAATAGGCTCCAAGTAGCCATGAAATATTGCCTCCCTGTTATGAAACACATTCTTTTTGTGGGCCTCTTTGTCACAGCTTCCACATAGAAACTCCATGTCCAGAGGAACACAATCCAGGCACCTAATGAAAGCCTCTCCAGCATGGCATTTGTTGCAAATATGCTTGATGACTCTTTCAGCTGAGAGTTTGGCATCAAGGAGCACTGGCCGAGCTGTTTTTGCTCTTACATCAGCAAACACCTGTCGTTGTGCCCACACCGTCTGTTCTGTTGCCACCGGATACTCAAATGAGGTAAGAGCACCCCTCAACTCTTGAAGACGTGTttctgaaaaagaaaaaaggatGTGACGTCTGACCAATTATGGTGACCCATACCAGGaaagtgcacacacacagcattAAGTAGTGAATAAACATGGAAACACACACCCAGAAAAGTGGGCAGTCAATGCTGCGATGGCTCACTACCTAAAAAGTATCAATgtcaatacccagccctagttacaccaataataataataagttacatttatatagcgcttttctcagtactcaaagcgctttacatatgaatgggggaatctcctcaaccaccaccaatgtgcagcatccacctggatgatgcgacggcagccatattgcgccagaacgctcaccacacaccagcttattagtggagaggagacagagtgatatagccaattagtatgagggataattagtaggccaatgggcaagtttggccacgATGCCGGGCCAATGTTAAACACTTAATGGCATCACAAACCATGTTATCAAGTGATACACAAGTATGAAGGTGGACGAATAGGAAATGTAGTCATAGGGATAATACAGACATACTCACCAAGACTTGCAGTCAACTCTGGATCTTCAATCTGAGGGACATCCTCACACACTGGGTTCCCTGTAACTTCAGAAGCTGAAGAGGGCAACACATTTGGTAATCTAGTCTAGCAGGGTCTTAcattatcatttattttagtctagaaaattcacaaaatgtcatcATTCATTTGTCAAAGTGGGCTTACACCATCTTTACATACACCAACATTTAGTGAATTATCATTATTGAATTATGACAGCAGTGCAGTAAACAACAAACCCAATGCACGTCTTTGTGCTCTCTGACGTTTCTCACGGCTGCATGTGACCGATTTCTTTCTCCTAGTCCTCTTTCTTTTTTGAGGAATGGCAGAGCTTTGCATTGCCATTGCAGCCTATATgaggaaaaaagtaaatttcttcaaATACAATATCAGCCTACCTTAGAGTTATGATAACTTGGTGgatgttttttaaacaattgatAAGAGCACTATCAATAGTGATGTTCATAGAAGTAAATTTGTCTCACCTTGGCCTCACGGAGAAGAGCATGACTGATTTCAGCGGCCATATGGCCTCTGATCTTACTGGGATCATCAAAGACCCTTGGGTTGTTAGACATGtttcacaaataaatacaaagaaacacaaaaaataGACACACAATACAGATATGAAGGTGTGTGTAaaaatgagagagagaaaacagagcgagagagagagagagagagagacagtaaGAACAAGTGAGAGAGTGGCTCTTAAAAGTGCCTTTTTTATTCTTTGGGTCTTATAATCTGTAGAACAGTAAGCAATCTGTGGaacagacaaaaaaaacattattaaaaagACATCtgagaaaaattataatttctaCATTGACTCACAAACATTTGAGTACACAATAGTCATTTACTTGTTACATTTAACCAAAACAGTGCAAAGAATAAATATGTAATGATTTTGGAGACCAAACAATAGtgttaaaattattgttttgtaCTATATCATAATGTGTGTGAAGCACATGGGTGCACTTCCCAAACCCAAACTATTTCTTCAGTAAGAGTGGTTAAAATTAAGAGTTTAAACCTTTTCCATTGACAATGTCTATGTTAAAGTGAATTTCCCAAAGAAAAAAAGCAGTGTGTAACAGAGTGCCAACACTGTTGTTGAGTATGGATTCTGGTACCACATAAACCAGCCTAGCACTCTGGTGTTGTAATCAACCTTTTTCTGGACAGTGCTTTTTATGTCTTCCTTTTAGATGTTGCGTAGCCTTAATTATTGATGTTGTTTCCGTGGTCTAAAATGCCCATTCTAAACTGCTTTAGCATTATTGCAACTACCAGACTCAAAATCACCAGGATGAAACCGACACTTGTGCAAGTTTTAGGTGTGACAACAACGTCGTTTGGCGCGGGAATAAACAAGGtggtgtaaaaaaaatcaataacacGGACTTGAGATACCTACAGTAACGATCTGTGGACGGTTATCCTCGCTGAAGCTGTGTATCTAAAAGACTTCGTCTAGGGTTTTAACGGCGACTGGTAACCATCGTAATATGTGTATTACCGCCACCTTCTGCTCCGGAGTTCGGAACAGACAGATTTATATTCTATTTATCAGTCCCGTCTCCCTAATAAAATCAAAGAAAGCTTTACTATTTATTTCACTTGACCATTCAATTAAATGCTTAAAATGTTATTCTTGAACTCCACTTTTCTTTGCCACTTTTCGCGATAGACACCCGAGTTTGTCCGTGTGTCTGTCTACCACGGAAGAATCCGTGGTGCCACCACATAAATTCACAATAAGCAAAAGGCAACAAACTGAATTATATGAAAGCATTGATAGATGAGAGGTTGACAGATTAATTGCCATCGTATACACAGTCGTGAAGACGTCTAGTGTCAACACGAACAAACTACTGTAGCCAATATAGCCTAACGGGTGAAACTGTGCTGTGGTGATCATGAAAGATACATACGTGACACCATCAGGGGAGATTTCGTGACACCATCACGGATCAGCGCTCAAACGACCACAGAAAAATGCTTCAGGCATGGTGAAAAAGTATTTCACCTGAAGTATTTTTAAGTAGGTCTAAGAATATTTAAAGTGATAGGCTTACGTTTCCAAATCAGAAACCGACGTGAGGCAGCGGGTGAATCAGTCGATCCGTGTGGGGATCACGTAAAAAGAGCGACTGCGGTGCAGTTATAATTGAATCCGGTTATCCGTGGGTGGATCACGGGTGATGCCTGTCATTTACTTACATTGGTATCACTTCCGTGAACCCATCACGGAATTTTCGTCGATTCCGTGATGCCACCACAGATTCTGAGTTAAGGGTCCGTGCACATTACACGGAAttctgtgagatcaggttgaactGGACACACCTGATCCACATACATTCACGGTATAGTGTAAGGTATGCACCACCCACTGGTCCAATAGCGGTCTCCAGAGGCGTGGCGGAGGATTCTCGCGCGTTTCAGTCTTTCCTTTCACATTGGATAATAAGATATGGATTTATACATTTCTTCATTTAGATTATTAAGCTCTTATCTGACTCCAATTAAATAAGacataattaatatttatgtgGATTGTTATTTATTAATAGTATAATTTGAatggatgtttgtttatttattctgataaagctctggtattacactcgttcattcggttctcacagtcgcacatgatcctagtatgggcctcataattaatatactggtcaacggtcataagcgaatcagtgttggtcgctgccagaggttggactatacgcttaagcggccgctttctgcgtgctcaactttaaacatactttatttagtccccttagaggtgacacttaattattacaattattatttctaatcaagattaatgaatagaataacattgaaataaacagaggttgaggctgaccctatttagagtaatcagaaatgttactctaaacggaaacacagcctccacgcttctaagtacacttaaactaacgccaattGCTATTCGTATCTCACAAATCCTCAGCTGATGTATTATTCACTATCTAACTGGGTTTGGGCCGATCCTAGCCTGATTTCAGTCCTTACGGTAACTACGGATACAACGATATTACTTGCAGTGTCAACATTTAccgagcaacacagaataaatcaaacttaacaatttattaaccaggtaagAAAATCACAATTCAAAGCCAATTCACAgttcaaataaaatgtaacacaaATACAAACCAATAGTATTTACATCaaacaggaaatataaaaacctttcATACCTGGTAAAGACGACACACAGTAAATTGTGCGGgatatctggttacagattcccaGAAATGTTTTTCAGCTCTCCTTATATACCCAGATAGAATAAACATTATGTAAACATTATTTATCAATGGAAGTTTGCAGTGATTGGTTCTTACAGACCTATGGGAGGCACCTCGTCCTGGATACATTTGTAGTGGGGTGTACGCCCCTTGGGTAGAGTTAAGTTTTCTTAACTCTATTAAAcctttttactatttgttttaTTGATGTGAGAATGAGACCTGTGTACCAGTCGCGATAAAACCTTCGTAATGAAATGAAACATGAATATTTTCCACTGTTATTTACATTTGATATGACCTTTCTTACACATAATCATCTGGTGTGCTGTAGACTGTCCTGTGTTGAGTAGGTAACAAGGAAAGGAGGGGTAGAGGGGTCAGACATTTGTCTGCAGGTCCATCATTTGTATGGAGATGTGGTGTTTGAAAATCAAGTGTAACTCTCCAGGGAGTCTCCTGTAATCGAGATAAAGTTCTGGTTCCCGAGAGGGGTGTTTTGGGGGTCTTGGTCCCCTGCCGTGAGTCCTGGAGGAAAGTTGTTGTGTTGCAAAAGTTCTCTTTTGATGTCCTTGCTGCCTCGGGCACCTACAGGGCACACACACTGCACTCTCGGGCATCCATGCTGTGTTCCCAGGAAGGGCTGACCTTTTGGTCAGGATCAATCAAAATTCTTACAGTATTTCTCCGCTTGGCCCCGCGGGAAAATTGTAATAGGGTACCTGCGGGGTCAGACaaagcaaagtatttttttttttttttttttttttttttttttttttttagagtctTTGGAACACAGGTATCTGCAGTGGGCTGAGGGCAAGGGCAGCGTGTGTGGATTCCTGTGTAGATTGGATGAGATGCCTGAAGTAACAACACTGGAAAATGGTGAAGGTGAAGATCAGGGCACTGCCAATGGCACACCCCCGGAACACCCAGTCCCACCAGGTGTATGTGTACTGTGCCGACCGAGTGGATGAACTGGATAACAGTTGTGCAGTCTTTCGTGCCAGGTTAATCTCAACCTGCGCTTGGTTGAGGTGGTATTCAGTTTGCAGGATCAGTCTTTGTGTTAGCTCCATCGTGTCAACCACAGCTTGGGTACTTTGTTCGTAGAAAGTGTCATCCCACCATGGTGAGGTCTCTGTGTCCAGTGGCACTCTTCCTAAAATGTTGACTTGACCCATCGAAAAGTCCTCTGTCACTTCCAAGCAAAACGAGTGATTAGCAGAGCAGGCCAGTCCTCCGTAGGTAAAAGAGTTCATCTCACTGACCACGCACCACTGTGAATGTGACACCTGGATAACATCATAGTAACCATGCAGTGACTGAACATTTATAAGTTTGGTGTCATTGGGGGAGAAAGGTTGCAAGGTGTTACATGTACAGATAACATAATTGTGTGTTTCATGGCAACATGTGCGACTGGTAAACAAGGTCTCATTACCCTTTTGTGTCATGTATCCAGTGAGGTGATCCCATTTAATTACCTGATCCTTCACTACCACGCCCATAGAGCGTATGGTAGTGGAATTTGGAAAAACCTGATCTGGGTGTATCAAAGGAAAACTGACGAAAAACCCAATGCATCCATTACATTCATTTCCTGTAAACATCATTATGGTGGATAGTAGTTCAGAATACcttacatttttcattttttctgaTTCATACCACCTATGTAGATCTAAGATCTCTATGAGGTCATTTAAAACATGTCTAGGTGTCTTGTTCAGACGAAGATCTAGGATTTCTTGTCTAGCAGCAGTGAATAGATCTTGTGCATATGTCCTACAAGCTAAGTCACGTTCGATGGTACGGGTCTGATTGAATAATGTGTGGCTGATCGCAAGAAGCGCCTGCGCTTCGGATCGAACCGCTTTTATGATATTTTCATTGCTATTTGTGATATGCTGAAAACCAGTGGCTACCTGGTTTGCCAACCATGTTGAGTATTGTGattgtttggttattttgtagttgttGGCAATGGAATTAATGGAGCCGAAGAGACCCGCTATGTTTCCGAGCAGGTCTCGTTTCGAGCGTGCAGGTGAGATTTGCACGGCAAGTCTGTTTTTGTAATCAGAAATTAAATCATCGATTCGTGACTGTAGCCATGCATATGTCTTGTCATTTTTATCACAGTGATTAACATAAGCAGataaaatgttagaaatattGTATGATACATGTGTCATCACTAGATTTACATCATGAAATAATGTCTTGTTAACATTCCCTTTTATCAATCCACCAGGAGGAATAGGATATAGTTTCGGACATTTCTTTGGTTTGCTATATCCACAGGTGGTTAAATTAAAACAATGATTCTTTATCCATGTACAATTCTGTGGCCCAGTGTAATTATCTGGGTCGTTGACACATTTTCCCACGCAATACATGCCTTCTCTCTGGCTAGTCCAGACAAAGGCTTCAGGTTGATTGTTATCAGGTACATATGAAGTTATATCGAATTGGTATTCGGTATAACTCATATGCGTAGTGTTGATTGTCTCAGTGTGTGTGCACCTATATGTTGCGGGTTCTAAATTTTTggttaaataacaaatttttgGATCTAATCCATTGTTGATTTTTTCATAGAGAGTGCGCATGCTCCCAATTTTGCTCCTGGCTCTGCTTTAAGTTGATACCAGGCTGTTATGTTGTGGAAAAATGTGGGTGCCGGTGTGTCACCTGGAATGTTTACTATAGGGAGATGGTCGGAGCCTACTTTACAGCAAATTTTTGATGCGCAATTTGGTTCCGGTACTACTCCGGGAGGCCATGTGACTAGTTTTCTGGTTGAAAATGTACTGAAAAATGTGGATGACCTCTTTGTGTATTTCCATACCCATCTCCCGCAttccagtgtgtgtgtgagtgaaaCCCTTTGACCCAGCTTGATGCAAGCGGGTCCAGAAACTTTCCTCTCGTCCGGTCTCCATGGGATTGCAGCAGTCAACCTAGGCGATGAAACAGAGAGAAATGTTAATAATTATTGATTAGCGGAACCTTTGAAGATTTTGCACTGGGACATGTGGTACCATTTCAACTTCCCCTTGACACTTATTGCCACACAGCTATTGCATATAGCTTTTATCTCATGTGGTCCATGCCATCTTGGTGTGAATGGACCCTGTTTTACAAACACCCGTATCATGATCATTTCACCCTCGGTAAATTTGATCTCAGAGGTTGGGTTAAATTGTGCATCATTCATAAGGTCCGACTGTTGCTGTTTTAAAACGGTTTGTGTTTGTAACACTGCCAGTCTTTGCTGTAGTTGTGTTAGCACAGTCTGTTGTTTTGCAAGCACCAGGGGTCCCAGATCTGCTGGGGAGATTTCTGGGTCTATGGGTAGTTTCATGACTCTGCCTGTCATGAGTTCAAACGGGCTGATGCCTGTTGCTTTGGATGGGGTTGCTCGCAAAACTGTCAGAACTGTTGGCAGTGCATCAGTCCACCTGTTTTGATgttgcattatttgttttgagATGCTTTCTTTAATCGAGCGATTTGCGCGCTCTACCATACCTGAGCTTTGCGGCCTGTATGGAACATGAAATCTTTGTTTGATATGTAGCATTTCACATATTTGTTTCATTACCTGACCTGTGAAGTGTGTTCCTTGGTCAGACTCAATCTGGGTTGGTGTTCCCCAAATTGGGAGGATTTGATTTGCCATTACTCGTGCCACCGTGCGTGCGCTGTTGTCCCGAGTTGGGATCGCGTCCACCCACTTTGAAAATTTATCAATTATGACGAGACAATAGCGATATCCCCCTTTGGCAGTGGGTAATGGGCCAATAAAATCTAGCTGTAAAAATTCCCATGGCCCTTTGGGTGGTTCTGGGCGACACAGTTTTGTACGTCCAGTTCTACCCTGGTTGATGGTGGCACATACGAGGCATGTGTCACACCATCTCTCAATGTCTgatgccatttttggccaccAGAAGTTTTTCTGTATCAGCTGTTGTGTTTTGGTAGCTGATACATGTGCATAATCATGGTACAATTTGATCACTGGTTTCTGGAGGGCCTCTGGAATTATGTATTTCCCATCTCTGAGAACCATACCTTCTACGATGCTGATTGATTGATCCTGCTGCAGTTGCGGTACAAGCTCTCCGTCTGACAACCATAACTCTTGCTGGTATTGTTTTAAGTCAATGGGAGCAACCTGTATCGCACTCACAGAAGGGGCAATCAGCTCGTCAGGCTGCCATTCATTCCCTTTAATGGCTGCAAGTTTTGCAAGTTTGTCAACGATGTTGTTATTTTTCTCGTGCTCGTCGGTGCTTTTAGCGATGTGCGCGCGAACTTTGATGACTGAGATTGGAGAGTTGTGCGTTTTGATTGCTTGCCAAATTGCGGTGATTGtgtcaaaatgttttattggcGTTCCGGCGGATGTGAGAAACTTTCTTAATTGCCATTGGGCCATATAATCGTGCACTATGCCGTATGTATACCTGCTATCGGTGTACACACAGATTGGTTCTGGGTGCGCTTTTATGGCTTCAAGTAATGCAATTAATTCGGCTTCTTGTGCGGATTTGTTTGCTGGCAGTTTTATCAacaattgttctgaatctgagtTGAGGGGGTGGGGGGTCCACACGGCACATCCTGTACGGAAATTGCCATCATGCCAATATCTGGATCCATCAATGTATACTGGCGTTTGATTATCAAATTGTGTATCATGAACTGGACTTTGtgtttcatgttttgtttgGCATGTGTGTGGATGGCCCTCCATCTCCCCCAAGAGATGTGGTAAAATTCTTGTGTTTACCATGGAAATGTTGCGAGCTTGGATGTCTGCCAACCATCGTGCCAGTCTTTGCGACGATACTCCTTTGATTCGGCCCTGCAACAGCATTTGCACTGGCGTGTGCATTGTGTGCACAACAACAGATTGAAAACCAACAATGGGTTCTGTTGTTGTTAACATCCAATGGACCGCAAGAACATGTTGTGTACATGGGTCGAATCCCTGTTCGACTGGAGATTTCTTACGGCTATAGTATGCAATCGGGCGCAACTTTCCTCCATGATCTTGCGCAAGCACTCCACTCAGAGTATTTTCATGTGCATCAACCTGTCTTGTGGCTTTGGGTGATTGTATAACCTAGGTATTGAACTTCTTTTTGTGCAATTTGGGCTTTTTCTTTGTTCAATTTAAAACCAGCTTTACCTAGTGTTAACAGTACTTCATCGACGAGTTGTAAGTGCTCATCGAATGAGTTTTCGGTTGCAATTAATATGTCATCGACATAGTGCATTACATTACCGGTTCCTATTACAGGTTTTAGCGCGTCCTCTAAGGCTCGATGAAAGATCGATGGCGAGTTGTGCAACCCCTGAGGCACGCGGCGCCAGGTATATTGTATTTGGTTTACCGTGAAGGCCAATTTCCATTGGTCTTCACGTCTGACCTTGATGGACCAGAAGCCATTCTTTATATCAAGTACAGTAAACCACGACGCTCTGTTAGAGATTTGTGTCAACAAGGTCGAGGGGTTTGCAACGATAGGTGTAGCTTTAGGTAAAACTTTGTTAAGACGTTGGTAGTCAATACAAAGACGCCATTTACCATTTGGTTTTGGAACGGGCAGACACGGAGAGTTTGTGGTCGAGCTACATCGTCTGACTATACCTCTGGTTTCAAGCTGCTGGACTATTTCATGCACTGCTGTTTCAGCCTCAGGTTTGATGCGGTATTGTCTTTGTGGGGGAGGGGGCTCTCCTTCAATACACACAACAAAGTCAATAAGGCCACAGTCATGTTCATGATCAGCCCAAACAGTGCTGTGTTTGTCAATCAACTGTTGAATGGGATCTGTAGTGGAAATGGACATAATTCTAACCACGTTGCGTGGTGGACATTTTTTCACCGTCTTGTTAGTTTGAATTTCAATCTGTTTTTCAAAACAATGAATGACAAATCCATGTTTTTTCATGATGTCCATTCCCAGTACAGTTCCTTCACTGTTGTTTGGCAAGTACCAGAAAGGTTCTTCAATTATGGCTATGCCTAAATCGAGTCGAGCGGGTTTGGTTTGTGTTGCTATCATTAGCGTGTCACCGATGCCTTTAATGTGTATGGTTTCGTCTGTTAATGGCAATCGAATGTTTGTACATGAGCATGCTGCGCCCGTGTCAATAAGTACGTCAGCTAATTGGCCTCCTAAATTAGCTCTTATTTTGATCCGGTTGCCGCTCTTAACTATGCTTCCTATAGCAATGGAGGCCACGCACCCCTATGGGAAACTGTATTTCTCTGGCGCTGAACTCGCAACGATCGCTCCGTTCTGTGAATCATTTTGTTTTTTCAATGCGGCGAGGAGTGTGTTAACCAGCTCCGCAGTTTTGTCAGAGGGATCGGTTTGGTTCTGCATTCGCTGTCTGTCCCCATTTCTTTTAAAGCAGTCTTTTGTGTAGTGATtggtttttttttgcaaaagttACAAAATTTTTGTTGGGATTTCGGGTATGGTTTTTCTTTTCCCTGTCCTTCTGCTGTCCATTGTGCAGACGCAACGGCGCGAGTTTTATTTTTccatctattttctatttttgtgCCCCAGTCTACTAGCGCTCTGAATGTGTTCTCTGCTGGATCCACGCCATTTAACAGCGCTTTTTGGATCGGGAGGCCAGCGTGacttttaatcatttgtaaCAATACTTCACTATCACGACTCGCGTCTTCGAAACCAGAATGCTCTTTATATGTTACCCATACTCGCTCTGCATATGTTTCAAACATTTCGTTGGGTGCTTGTTTTATGTCTATAATTCTCTCCCAGTCTACGTAGGTTGGCCCTCTTAAGCTTATCATTGCCGCTTTTAACCGTTCATAAATTGCGTCATCGGTTTCGCCATTTTTCCTCTTTATTATGTCTCCGGATTTCATTTCAGCGGTCAATTTTGGTTTCATTTCCTCAGGAATGGTGAGGAGTGCTATTTGCCACACGTCTCGGACTTCTAGTCCGTATACCGTCGcttgtaacattaaagtttccCAATACGGCTGAAACGGGCCTTTGCGAGGCATCATCCCTACGACCTGTTTGTGTCGTGAGCATTCTTCGCATGTTAATGGACGACTAATGGTTGTAATCTCGTCGTCTGTGTTTGTTACGGTTTTTAGTACGGCCACTTTGACTGAATCTTGCTGAACATCGTTCGATTTCGCTCTCGTTCTCATTGGGCTAATTTGATTAGCACCCTCAGGCTCTTGCATTGGAGCTCGTCTACGAGCATCTCTCTGCGTTTTTGCCTCTAACACGGCTATATCATCTTCATCGCTATCGCTTTTTGTTCCGGCGTCTAGCATCTCGTTTATGGCTGCTTGTTTAATGGCAGCTACGGGGACACCCGAATGATCGCAGCAATCTTCAAGCGCGGATATGTAATTGTTACCGTTTTTGAGTTTCTTTTGAAATTCGTCAATCTTTTTAGCCA
The DNA window shown above is from Paramisgurnus dabryanus chromosome 23, PD_genome_1.1, whole genome shotgun sequence and carries:
- the LOC135781163 gene encoding uncharacterized protein, whose protein sequence is MSYTEYQFDITSYVPDNNQPEAFVWTSQREGMYCVGKCVNDPDNYTGPQNCTWIKNHCFNLTTCGYSKPKKCPKLYPIPPGGLIKGNVNKTLFHDVNLVMTHVSYNISNILSAYVNHCDKNDKTYAWLQSRIDDLISDYKNRLAVQISPARSKRDLLGNIAGLFGSINSIANNYKITKQSQYSTWLANQVATGFQHITNSNENIIKAVRSEAQALLAISHTLFNQTRTIERDLACRTYAQDLFTAARQEILDLRLNKTPRHVLNDLIEILDLHRWYESEKMKNVRYSELLSTIMMFTGNECNGCIGFFVSFPLIHPDQVFPNSTTIRSMGVVVKDQVIKWDHLTGYMTQKGNETLFTSRTCCHETHNYVICTCNTLQPFSPNDTKLINVQSLHGYYDVIQVSHSQWCVVSEMNSFTYGGLACSANHSFCLEVTEDFSMGQVNILGRVPLDTETSPWWDDTFYEQSTQAVVDTMELTQRLILQTEYHLNQAQVEINLARKTAQLLSSSSTRSAQYTYTWWDWVFRGCAIGSALIFTFTIFQCCYFRHLIQSTQESTHAALALSPLQIPVFQRL